In one Shewanella loihica PV-4 genomic region, the following are encoded:
- a CDS encoding transporter substrate-binding domain-containing protein, which yields MRSWRYLVVILCACLLVSTPWRAVSEEVEEITVVTGNWPGYSTPDGKGYYLALLQSAFPAPKWKISIDFVPFSRALYMVQQQKVDVGLGFYIDEVKPDYYCDLPVEVDQVDAALTPELAAIWQDINSLKKKKVKALLEYRYDTFIKVPMYYEEGSDLLQMLNHVNNGKIDAVLDYKRSLQGLASQLNRPQQYVIKENVLNPEVFFVFPQTPKGKRLKAIFNSVMARMAESGELDRLFQANISYRARVPTVN from the coding sequence ATGAGATCTTGGCGTTATCTTGTGGTCATCTTATGCGCCTGCCTGTTAGTGAGCACGCCCTGGCGCGCCGTGTCCGAAGAGGTGGAAGAGATCACTGTCGTGACCGGCAACTGGCCCGGTTACAGCACGCCCGATGGCAAGGGTTATTATCTCGCGCTGCTGCAAAGTGCCTTCCCCGCCCCCAAGTGGAAAATTTCGATAGATTTCGTGCCTTTCTCCCGTGCCCTCTACATGGTGCAGCAGCAAAAGGTCGATGTGGGGCTGGGCTTCTACATCGACGAAGTCAAACCCGACTATTACTGCGACCTGCCGGTAGAGGTCGATCAGGTGGACGCGGCCCTCACCCCAGAGCTGGCGGCCATCTGGCAGGATATCAACAGCCTGAAAAAGAAGAAGGTGAAGGCGCTGCTGGAGTATCGCTACGACACCTTCATCAAGGTGCCCATGTATTACGAGGAGGGCAGCGATCTGCTGCAGATGCTTAACCATGTCAACAACGGCAAGATAGACGCCGTGCTCGACTACAAGCGTTCCCTGCAGGGACTCGCCAGCCAGCTGAATCGGCCGCAGCAGTATGTGATAAAGGAAAACGTGTTGAATCCAGAGGTGTTTTTCGTCTTTCCCCAGACTCCGAAGGGCAAGCGTCTGAAGGCGATCTTCAACAGTGTTATGGCGCGTATGGCCGAGAGTGGCGAGCTGGACAGGCTGTTTCAGGCCAACATCAGCTATCGCGCCCGGGTGCCGACAGTTAACTAA